The proteins below are encoded in one region of Bacteroides uniformis:
- a CDS encoding PRTRC system protein C: MALEIKGLQRVFKIRKGSSEIELADPDNSLSPNEVMDFYSMTYPELTTASVHGPECEDDSVVYRFKTTIGTKG, from the coding sequence ATGGCACTAGAAATTAAAGGATTGCAGAGAGTTTTCAAAATCAGGAAAGGCTCGTCGGAAATAGAGCTGGCCGATCCGGACAACAGCCTGTCCCCGAACGAGGTGATGGATTTCTATTCCATGACCTATCCGGAACTGACCACGGCGAGCGTACACGGTCCGGAATGCGAGGATGACAGCGTGGTCTACCGGTTCAAGACGACCATCGGAACAAAAGGGTAG
- a CDS encoding helix-turn-helix domain-containing protein, whose protein sequence is MMYIDNEVLEKMIMTIVEGFERIEKKLDRMGRVKEFLNGDELLDNYDIARLLNVSLRTVARYREKGLIRYYQTDENGKNFYRSSDIQDFLQKRGKKN, encoded by the coding sequence ATGATGTATATAGATAATGAAGTGCTCGAGAAAATGATAATGACCATAGTGGAAGGATTTGAGCGCATAGAGAAGAAACTGGATAGGATGGGCCGTGTGAAGGAGTTCTTGAACGGTGACGAGCTTTTGGACAACTATGACATAGCCAGGCTGCTCAACGTGTCGCTTCGGACCGTGGCCCGTTACCGGGAAAAAGGACTGATCCGTTATTACCAGACGGATGAGAACGGCAAGAATTTCTACAGGAGTTCGGATATACAGGATTTTTTGCAAAAACGGGGAAAGAAAAACTGA
- a CDS encoding RloB family protein gives MGRQIRKSKGKTMKPNFFVFCEGESEVAYISHLRSQYRAPIQIIPRKSDSNISVRYIENCKREYVVTKNDKTFLMFDLDVDGMLEHLLSIPDAILMVSNPCIELWYLLHFEKCHAELTQNVCIKKLKRHLEHYTKGTLALNEKQQLSEKTSEATARAKMLDTYNNPSTTIYKMIELLESL, from the coding sequence ATGGGACGACAAATAAGAAAATCCAAAGGCAAAACAATGAAGCCGAACTTCTTTGTTTTCTGTGAAGGGGAGTCTGAGGTTGCTTATATCAGCCACCTCCGTTCACAATACCGTGCGCCTATTCAAATTATCCCAAGAAAGAGCGATTCGAACATATCCGTTCGGTATATAGAGAATTGTAAACGGGAATATGTTGTAACCAAAAATGATAAAACATTCCTAATGTTTGACCTAGATGTGGACGGAATGCTGGAACACCTGCTAAGTATTCCAGATGCGATATTGATGGTGTCGAATCCATGTATTGAGTTGTGGTATTTGCTGCACTTTGAGAAGTGTCATGCCGAACTAACGCAAAACGTCTGCATCAAGAAACTGAAAAGACATCTTGAACACTACACAAAGGGAACTTTGGCATTAAATGAGAAACAGCAACTGTCTGAAAAAACATCAGAAGCAACGGCAAGAGCCAAGATGCTGGATACATATAATAATCCATCAACTACCATCTATAAAATGATAGAACTGCTGGAAAGTTTGTAA
- a CDS encoding AAA family ATPase, giving the protein MILEIRLSNFFSIKDEVVLDMQAASIQTKKAKELEENTFVCGDERLLKTVAIYGANASGKSSLIKAIRACVGMIFSSHNYNENTIFAFTPFKFGGIGKPSTFFIRFLLEGIEYEYSFELNKVEILKEALYYYPNGRRSLVFSRDETKGPDKKNIYEFRSVIRRPMDVAANTSKKTLFVSRASQMDRDTAKDVFRYFNERFILNYFGYNSFSVERLLNENKEQFLNVLRIADSDIVKIDSRHENKVFSTAVIDPADNQILSVEDIQKPQLVITTYHRNNPDVPFNFFAEESDGTQRLFNMMLTILDIVKNNKILLIDEIETQLHIKLVEYIIGLFNKSESAQLIYTTHNTYLLNTNKLRKDQIYFVNKRDDGSSDLYSLFDYKDFRDGLDAEKAYLQGRFDAIPYIDEQTDNFLK; this is encoded by the coding sequence ATGATACTTGAAATTCGTTTGAGCAACTTCTTCTCAATTAAAGATGAGGTGGTACTGGATATGCAGGCAGCAAGCATACAGACAAAAAAGGCAAAGGAGCTTGAAGAAAATACATTTGTATGCGGTGATGAGCGGTTGCTTAAAACTGTTGCCATTTATGGTGCAAATGCGTCAGGAAAGAGCAGCCTTATCAAGGCTATTCGCGCTTGTGTGGGAATGATATTCTCATCTCATAATTACAATGAGAATACGATATTTGCCTTTACTCCGTTCAAATTCGGAGGCATTGGCAAGCCAAGTACATTCTTCATTCGCTTCCTCCTTGAAGGTATCGAATATGAATATTCTTTTGAACTCAATAAAGTTGAGATACTGAAAGAGGCACTTTACTATTATCCGAATGGCCGTCGTTCACTGGTATTTTCCCGTGATGAAACAAAGGGACCCGACAAAAAGAATATCTATGAATTCCGCTCGGTGATTCGCCGCCCTATGGATGTTGCTGCCAATACATCCAAAAAAACGCTTTTCGTGTCACGCGCCAGTCAGATGGATCGAGATACAGCAAAAGATGTTTTTCGATATTTCAATGAGCGTTTTATTCTGAATTATTTCGGATATAATTCGTTCTCTGTCGAGCGCTTGTTGAATGAGAACAAAGAACAGTTCCTTAATGTGCTGCGAATTGCTGATAGCGACATTGTCAAAATCGACAGCAGGCACGAGAATAAAGTATTTTCGACAGCAGTGATTGACCCTGCAGACAATCAAATATTGTCGGTAGAAGATATTCAGAAACCACAGTTGGTCATTACGACCTATCACAGAAATAACCCGGATGTTCCTTTCAACTTTTTTGCAGAAGAGTCTGATGGAACACAGCGTTTATTCAATATGATGCTGACAATCCTGGATATCGTCAAGAATAATAAAATCTTGTTGATAGATGAAATCGAAACGCAGCTGCATATAAAACTGGTAGAATATATTATCGGTTTGTTCAATAAAAGCGAATCGGCGCAGTTGATATATACTACACACAATACATACCTGCTTAATACCAACAAGTTGCGTAAGGATCAGATATATTTTGTCAACAAACGGGATGACGGGTCCTCGGATTTGTATTCGCTGTTTGATTACAAAGATTTCCGTGACGGGCTGGATGCTGAAAAGGCATATCTGCAAGGTCGTTTTGATGCCATCCCGTATATTGACGAACAGACGGATAATTTTCTAAAATAG
- a CDS encoding type IV toxin-antitoxin system AbiEi family antitoxin domain-containing protein produces MNDIVNKVASLGGTISTTDISHLSEYKQVLRAKERGDLIRLRHGVYAAPEALLNTMIDVERIIPNGVVCLYNAWTYHQLSTTVPPAFCIAIANKRKVVLPHALPIELYYWKKENLEFGIMDADISGYKVHITDMERSVCDAVKYRNKIGLDVCAEVIRTYLKKPNRNLARLQDYAKRLRVFNTLKNYLEIAIE; encoded by the coding sequence ATGAATGATATAGTTAATAAAGTTGCGTCTCTCGGAGGGACTATATCCACAACGGATATATCTCACCTGTCGGAATATAAACAGGTGTTGCGAGCTAAAGAACGTGGCGATTTGATAAGATTGCGTCATGGGGTATATGCTGCTCCCGAGGCATTGCTAAACACGATGATAGATGTGGAGAGGATAATACCGAATGGTGTTGTATGCCTATACAATGCCTGGACATATCATCAACTGTCTACGACAGTCCCGCCTGCTTTTTGCATAGCCATTGCCAATAAAAGGAAAGTAGTGCTTCCACACGCCCTGCCTATAGAACTTTATTATTGGAAAAAAGAGAACTTGGAGTTTGGGATTATGGATGCGGATATATCGGGATATAAAGTTCATATTACTGATATGGAACGAAGTGTTTGTGATGCGGTGAAGTATCGGAACAAGATTGGTCTGGACGTTTGCGCGGAAGTAATACGTACTTATCTGAAAAAGCCGAACCGTAATCTCGCCCGTTTGCAGGATTACGCCAAGCGCCTAAGAGTGTTTAACACGTTGAAAAACTACCTCGAAATCGCAATAGAATAA
- a CDS encoding helix-turn-helix domain-containing protein, translating into MEFVCIEAKTFMEMNEALEAIARRVHETCGGSTRGMDEWIDNQEACTLMDVSPRKMLQLRRSGSVPYSYIDRKVYYKRQDIIRFMEAEIHRVTPQNRMI; encoded by the coding sequence ATGGAATTTGTGTGTATCGAGGCCAAGACATTCATGGAAATGAACGAGGCCCTGGAAGCCATCGCCAGAAGAGTGCATGAGACATGCGGAGGAAGCACGCGGGGCATGGATGAGTGGATCGACAACCAGGAGGCATGTACGCTTATGGATGTCTCGCCAAGGAAAATGTTACAACTCCGGAGAAGCGGGTCCGTCCCCTACAGTTACATAGACCGTAAAGTATATTACAAACGGCAGGATATCATCCGCTTTATGGAGGCGGAAATTCATCGGGTGACACCTCAAAATCGAATGATATGA
- a CDS encoding PRTRC system ThiF family protein, with translation MRKIHFTDKYLLSPYHPVTVLVAGAGGTGSQVITSLARMSVALQALGHPGLHLTAFDPDTVTEANIGRQLFSETELGLNKATALVTRVNRFFGYAWEARECRYPIITKEGDKSVPLANIIITCTDNTRSRLDLWRFLKKYREYKKNDEKAPIYWMDFGNAQTTGQVLIGNIRSKISQPASSEYLPMPRMNVITEEVSYSTIREEDSGPSCSLAEALRKQDLFINSMLAQIGCDILWCMFREGRTFYRGAYLNLDTLRVNPIPV, from the coding sequence ATGAGAAAGATCCATTTCACAGACAAGTACCTGCTCAGTCCCTATCACCCCGTAACCGTCCTGGTAGCCGGGGCGGGTGGAACCGGCTCGCAGGTAATAACCAGCCTGGCACGCATGAGCGTGGCATTACAGGCTCTGGGACATCCGGGGCTGCACCTGACGGCTTTCGACCCCGACACTGTCACGGAAGCAAACATCGGCCGCCAGCTGTTCAGCGAGACGGAACTGGGGTTGAACAAGGCGACGGCGCTTGTCACCCGCGTCAACCGTTTTTTCGGTTATGCGTGGGAGGCCAGGGAATGCCGCTATCCGATCATAACCAAAGAAGGGGATAAAAGCGTCCCGCTGGCGAACATCATCATCACCTGTACGGACAACACCCGTTCCCGGCTCGACCTGTGGCGGTTCCTGAAGAAATACAGGGAATATAAAAAGAACGATGAGAAAGCGCCGATATACTGGATGGATTTCGGGAACGCCCAAACCACCGGGCAAGTCCTGATAGGCAATATCCGGAGCAAAATAAGCCAGCCCGCATCCAGCGAATACCTTCCCATGCCCAGGATGAATGTCATCACCGAGGAGGTCAGCTACTCCACCATCCGGGAGGAGGACTCAGGCCCGAGTTGCTCGCTCGCGGAGGCGTTGCGCAAGCAGGACCTGTTCATCAACTCCATGCTGGCACAAATCGGTTGCGACATCCTCTGGTGCATGTTCAGAGAAGGGAGGACATTCTACCGGGGGGCCTATCTCAACCTTGACACGCTACGGGTAAATCCCATTCCGGTATAA
- a CDS encoding nucleotidyl transferase AbiEii/AbiGii toxin family protein produces MADRISRGRDFLARVFQEIVGIVCHEDGVSFDAGSIKIEPITVEKKYFGTRFYFTVHMDTIAYNMSVDIGFGDVVIPHPTTIDFPLLLPDIPSVNIQAYSLETVIAEKFHTMIDRDVLNSRMKDFFDCYQLLTKRNLNDDALYDAIEATFDNRRLAYNPDLQLFTDSFATDEARISRWKAFLRKIQWKEALDFDTVMKAIRDRLQPMAERYWIKLSK; encoded by the coding sequence ATGGCGGACAGGATCAGTCGTGGCAGGGATTTCCTGGCTCGTGTATTCCAAGAAATCGTGGGTATCGTATGCCATGAAGATGGGGTATCTTTTGACGCAGGAAGTATCAAAATAGAACCGATTACAGTCGAAAAGAAATATTTTGGTACAAGATTCTATTTTACTGTCCATATGGATACCATAGCTTATAATATGTCTGTAGATATTGGCTTTGGCGATGTCGTCATTCCACATCCAACAACTATAGACTTTCCTCTGCTTTTACCGGATATCCCTTCTGTGAATATACAGGCATATTCTTTAGAAACCGTTATTGCCGAGAAGTTCCATACGATGATAGATCGTGATGTCCTCAACAGTCGCATGAAAGATTTCTTTGACTGTTATCAGCTCCTGACGAAGAGAAATTTGAATGACGACGCTTTGTATGACGCTATCGAAGCGACGTTCGACAATCGAAGACTTGCATACAACCCCGATTTGCAACTGTTTACGGATAGTTTTGCTACAGACGAGGCACGCATAAGCCGTTGGAAGGCTTTTCTTAGAAAAATTCAATGGAAAGAGGCACTTGATTTCGATACTGTGATGAAGGCAATAAGAGACAGGCTACAGCCTATGGCTGAAAGATATTGGATAAAACTCTCAAAATAG
- a CDS encoding ATP-binding protein: MKRKIIQQLKLWKDNPARKPLILLGARQVGKTWVMKHFGQTEFENVAYINCDVEPLAKELFAADYSIPRILLTLQAITGTKIEAGKTLIVFDELQEVERGLHSLKYFQENAPEYHVMAAGSLLGITLGKGQSFPVGKVNVMHLYPMDFEEFLMAAGETDLCDLLHQPDWEILKILSLKYVDLLRQYYYVGGMPEVVDCFFQHQNLQEVRDKQTEILDAYRRDISKHTTATESIRIGQVLQSLPSQLAKENKKFIYNVLKKGARATEYELAIQWLMDAGLVHKVSRIKELQMPVKFYEDLGAFKLFLLDCGLLGCMTEAPASQMLVGDNVFKEFKGAFTEQFVLQQLVAQGFSPYYWSSDKTPAEIDFVVQTEHRVIPVEVKAEENVRARSMSEYIKNHPDYQLKGLRISMMGYQDQEWMENIPLFAITKFFG; this comes from the coding sequence ATGAAACGGAAGATTATACAACAGTTGAAACTTTGGAAAGATAATCCTGCGAGAAAACCTTTGATACTGTTGGGTGCTCGTCAGGTTGGTAAAACTTGGGTGATGAAACATTTTGGTCAGACAGAGTTTGAGAATGTAGCCTACATAAACTGTGATGTCGAGCCACTGGCCAAGGAGTTATTTGCAGCCGACTATAGCATCCCCCGTATTTTGCTGACACTTCAGGCTATCACAGGAACAAAGATTGAAGCAGGAAAAACGTTGATTGTATTCGATGAGTTGCAGGAAGTGGAACGGGGATTGCATAGCTTGAAATATTTTCAGGAAAATGCGCCTGAATATCATGTGATGGCGGCTGGCTCCTTGTTGGGAATTACTTTGGGGAAAGGTCAGTCCTTTCCGGTGGGTAAGGTAAATGTAATGCATCTATATCCGATGGATTTTGAAGAATTTCTGATGGCTGCCGGTGAAACTGATTTGTGCGATTTGTTGCATCAGCCCGATTGGGAAATTTTAAAGATTCTCAGTTTAAAATATGTTGATTTGCTTCGCCAATACTATTATGTAGGTGGCATGCCTGAAGTGGTGGATTGTTTCTTTCAGCATCAAAACTTGCAGGAAGTACGTGACAAACAGACTGAAATCCTGGATGCTTATCGGCGGGACATCTCCAAGCATACGACAGCTACTGAAAGTATACGTATCGGACAAGTGCTGCAATCCTTGCCTTCGCAGTTGGCCAAGGAGAACAAGAAATTCATCTATAATGTGTTGAAGAAAGGAGCCAGAGCTACGGAATATGAACTCGCCATTCAGTGGCTGATGGATGCAGGTCTGGTACATAAAGTCAGCCGGATAAAAGAACTGCAGATGCCTGTCAAATTTTATGAAGATCTGGGTGCCTTCAAATTATTCCTGCTTGATTGCGGTCTTTTAGGTTGTATGACCGAGGCACCCGCCAGCCAAATGCTGGTAGGAGATAATGTATTCAAGGAGTTCAAGGGCGCTTTTACCGAACAGTTTGTCTTGCAGCAATTAGTGGCCCAAGGCTTTTCGCCCTATTATTGGAGCAGTGACAAAACACCTGCGGAGATTGACTTTGTGGTACAGACGGAGCATCGCGTGATACCGGTGGAAGTGAAAGCCGAAGAGAATGTACGTGCGCGTTCCATGTCGGAATATATTAAAAACCATCCCGATTATCAGTTGAAAGGATTGCGCATCTCCATGATGGGGTATCAAGATCAGGAATGGATGGAGAATATTCCGTTATTTGCCATTACGAAGTTCTTTGGATAA
- a CDS encoding prokaryotic E2 ligase family D protein produces MNELTKQLQEIMVPKAALIAYEYQEGHYASGSHYLELRPINKKGRMEAGIPVTYEFMDSLVESYSDGNRRIPHGWLPPNMLWCDTRRGHESYVWYNPPGKRRMFFKNDLNIGDGMFHVPGVIYIIKNERMDIFAYKGKKPDGRTPLYLAPFFNVTGGNVCLGNSTLEKPESLDFHTLLEYWEKRFWLSEFSHLGGGKNPTRNNLVLVTERMREQPFDNDELQPINKRLKDILP; encoded by the coding sequence ATGAACGAACTTACCAAGCAACTGCAAGAGATAATGGTGCCCAAAGCGGCGCTGATCGCCTATGAGTACCAGGAAGGTCACTACGCAAGCGGAAGTCACTACCTGGAACTACGCCCTATCAACAAAAAGGGAAGAATGGAAGCCGGCATTCCGGTTACATATGAATTCATGGACTCCCTGGTGGAATCCTATTCGGACGGGAACCGGCGTATCCCGCACGGGTGGCTGCCACCCAACATGCTGTGGTGCGATACCCGCAGGGGGCATGAAAGCTATGTGTGGTATAATCCGCCGGGAAAACGGCGGATGTTTTTCAAGAACGACCTGAACATCGGGGATGGAATGTTCCACGTGCCGGGAGTCATTTATATCATTAAAAATGAAAGGATGGACATCTTCGCCTACAAGGGGAAAAAACCGGACGGGAGGACACCGCTCTATCTGGCCCCTTTTTTCAACGTGACCGGTGGAAACGTATGCCTGGGAAACTCCACACTGGAGAAACCGGAGAGCCTGGATTTTCACACCCTGTTGGAATATTGGGAGAAACGTTTCTGGCTCAGTGAATTTTCCCATCTTGGAGGAGGGAAGAACCCGACAAGAAACAATCTGGTCCTGGTTACTGAGCGGATGCGTGAACAGCCGTTCGACAACGACGAACTCCAACCGATCAACAAACGATTGAAAGACATCCTGCCATGA
- a CDS encoding LuxR C-terminal-related transcriptional regulator, with the protein MTTNKTTPKELWARQQISGPDVDYDLWNKKRISVQAFSQMSQSCIFTVDVFKERYDFASDSFAHLFGYNPTWIKTIRQQGDLLEERIHPDDRMQLTECQIEHGQFIYSLPPEERNDYRQIFQFRMLNARQQYINVSSRQQVIETDRNGKAWIIMGVMDILPDQTPIERIKRTVVNRKTGEMLPTCTVSPDKQLSNREKEILRLIRQGFLSKEIAYQLGVSIYTVNNHRKNILSKLNANNIMEAIHIVENLGIYL; encoded by the coding sequence ATGACTACCAACAAGACAACTCCCAAAGAATTATGGGCAAGACAGCAGATTAGCGGTCCCGATGTGGACTATGATTTGTGGAACAAGAAAAGAATATCCGTGCAAGCGTTCTCACAAATGAGCCAGAGCTGTATTTTTACAGTTGACGTATTTAAAGAGAGATACGATTTTGCATCCGACAGTTTTGCCCATCTTTTCGGATACAATCCCACTTGGATAAAGACAATCAGGCAACAAGGCGATTTACTGGAAGAGAGAATACATCCTGATGACAGAATGCAACTCACGGAATGCCAAATCGAGCATGGACAGTTCATCTACTCACTCCCACCGGAAGAAAGAAATGATTACCGGCAAATATTTCAATTCCGTATGTTGAATGCACGGCAACAGTATATCAATGTAAGCAGCCGGCAACAAGTCATAGAAACAGACCGGAATGGTAAAGCCTGGATAATTATGGGAGTAATGGATATACTTCCCGACCAGACCCCTATCGAAAGAATCAAACGGACGGTGGTGAACAGAAAAACGGGAGAGATGCTTCCAACATGCACTGTTTCTCCCGACAAACAATTATCCAACCGGGAGAAAGAAATATTACGACTCATCCGACAAGGTTTTCTAAGCAAGGAAATCGCTTACCAGCTGGGAGTGAGCATCTATACTGTGAACAATCACCGGAAAAACATCCTAAGCAAGTTAAATGCCAACAATATAATGGAAGCCATCCATATAGTAGAAAATCTTGGTATCTACCTCTAA
- a CDS encoding nucleotidyl transferase AbiEii/AbiGii toxin family protein — protein sequence MRQAINTWYLLARYFNERLLYRASVSRYKDKFLLKGGSLLYAMNGLEARPTVDVGLWRTGSVVAGISWLVYSKKSWVSYAMKMGYLLTQEVSK from the coding sequence ATGAGACAGGCTATAAATACATGGTATCTTCTGGCAAGATACTTCAACGAGAGACTGCTTTACAGGGCTTCTGTAAGCCGGTACAAGGACAAATTCTTGTTGAAAGGCGGTTCTTTGCTTTATGCCATGAATGGACTTGAGGCTCGTCCTACGGTTGATGTGGGTTTATGGCGGACAGGATCAGTCGTGGCAGGGATTTCCTGGCTCGTGTATTCCAAGAAATCGTGGGTATCGTATGCCATGAAGATGGGGTATCTTTTGACGCAGGAAGTATCAAAATAG
- a CDS encoding helix-turn-helix domain-containing protein: MIQSMLTKESPEIIRFFRNIESLSEILDTQAEKMRPVLNGERYMTDSELAGHLKLTRRTLAEYRITGKLPYYKVGGKLLYKEKDILVLLERNRMEAFDYR; encoded by the coding sequence ATGATCCAATCCATGCTGACCAAGGAAAGCCCGGAAATCATACGCTTTTTCCGGAATATTGAGAGCCTGTCCGAAATACTGGACACACAGGCGGAAAAGATGCGGCCGGTCCTGAACGGCGAACGTTATATGACCGACAGCGAGCTGGCCGGACACCTGAAACTGACACGGAGGACACTGGCTGAGTACAGGATAACAGGTAAACTGCCTTATTACAAAGTGGGAGGCAAATTATTGTACAAGGAAAAGGACATCCTCGTGCTGTTGGAAAGAAACAGGATGGAGGCTTTTGATTATAGATGA
- a CDS encoding DUF2867 domain-containing protein: MKDIPADSLIKNYFPVDYIDSFSKVMVTGQALTPEDFRNLAFSRFPKWIGWLMNFRNAIVKPLGLDTATRFTDMVLDKNLHEEILGMPDKHLDFHVSMWCGEYHEGKQELRITTVVKYNNWLGRAYFFIIRPFHGIIVKSILKHVAGDRGSGCK, translated from the coding sequence ATGAAAGATATACCGGCAGACAGCTTAATAAAGAATTATTTTCCTGTAGATTATATAGATTCTTTTTCTAAAGTGATGGTCACTGGGCAGGCTTTGACACCGGAAGATTTTCGCAATCTTGCCTTCAGCCGATTTCCTAAGTGGATTGGTTGGCTCATGAATTTTAGGAATGCGATTGTAAAGCCATTAGGACTGGATACAGCAACTAGATTTACAGATATGGTCTTGGATAAAAATCTGCATGAAGAAATTCTCGGAATGCCGGATAAGCATCTTGATTTCCATGTGTCCATGTGGTGCGGGGAATATCACGAAGGAAAACAAGAACTTCGGATTACTACTGTTGTGAAGTACAATAATTGGCTGGGAAGGGCATATTTCTTTATTATCAGACCTTTTCATGGGATAATAGTAAAGTCTATCTTAAAGCATGTTGCTGGGGATAGGGGGAGTGGGTGTAAATAA
- a CDS encoding PRTRC system protein E: MFFQTINRMITAGTDLSINIRQVNDKLTVAVMPRRAGLKDEAGEQIVPLVLNGTPEELDMEFLGAITAPVQKAQGILTNLETFEKQAEQAVSQSKAAKSVAEKESKEVREKREKMEKLLKKAEDATGGKRYSEALTWLRQAKRLAMPDKQKEIDVKIAEVQKKASEGSLFGAEPVMPEPQPAQVIQPVAPQPVPGHAPRYQGGEQIRMFAPEQPSRQSPHQIPRSVQGTRPQQVPHGQAASRPGADGTPAGCQQPVNRPQTIQFHQPVQMPQSQVYDGQWLQPVPSQPQTASTQTVPDNKGESEYGARAQDMGQYGFDKDDEHDRELLREDPYAEYLDFPEEYRMKDEAQMEMICC; encoded by the coding sequence ATGTTTTTTCAAACGATCAACCGAATGATTACGGCAGGCACAGACCTGAGTATCAACATCAGACAAGTGAATGACAAACTGACCGTGGCCGTCATGCCCCGGCGTGCGGGACTGAAAGACGAGGCCGGGGAACAAATCGTCCCGCTGGTATTGAACGGTACCCCGGAAGAGCTGGACATGGAATTCCTGGGAGCGATCACCGCGCCCGTACAGAAGGCGCAGGGCATCCTTACCAACCTGGAAACATTCGAGAAACAAGCGGAACAGGCCGTATCACAAAGCAAGGCGGCCAAGTCCGTAGCTGAGAAGGAATCAAAAGAGGTACGCGAGAAACGGGAGAAGATGGAAAAGCTGCTTAAAAAGGCGGAGGACGCCACAGGCGGCAAACGCTATTCCGAGGCGTTGACCTGGCTCAGACAGGCAAAACGGCTGGCCATGCCGGACAAGCAGAAGGAGATTGACGTGAAGATAGCGGAGGTACAGAAAAAAGCGTCCGAGGGCAGTCTCTTCGGAGCGGAACCGGTAATGCCGGAACCACAGCCCGCGCAGGTTATCCAACCGGTGGCGCCGCAACCGGTACCCGGTCATGCCCCCCGATATCAGGGAGGGGAACAGATACGGATGTTCGCACCCGAACAACCGTCCCGCCAATCTCCCCACCAGATTCCGCGGTCGGTACAAGGCACGCGACCACAACAGGTTCCACACGGACAGGCGGCTTCACGACCAGGAGCGGATGGTACACCGGCCGGCTGTCAGCAGCCCGTGAACCGACCGCAGACCATACAATTCCACCAGCCGGTACAGATGCCGCAATCACAGGTATACGACGGTCAATGGCTGCAACCCGTCCCTTCGCAACCGCAAACGGCTTCCACGCAAACCGTTCCCGATAACAAAGGGGAAAGCGAATACGGGGCACGAGCGCAGGACATGGGACAGTACGGCTTCGACAAGGACGACGAGCATGACAGGGAGCTCCTGCGTGAGGACCCTTACGCGGAATATCTCGACTTCCCGGAGGAATACCGCATGAAAGACGAGGCACAAATGGAAATGATATGTTGTTAA
- a CDS encoding NYN domain-containing protein has protein sequence MKTNTNSKYLIAVLIDGDNVSFERMEDIMGFVSRYGDAVIRRIYGDWTRKALSGWKETAREYGFRLVQASSYASGKNTTDIALVIDAMDILRDGRVDCFCLVASDGDYNPLAQRIREAGLKVLGYGEGKTPVSLIRSCSVFLYADRKENKTLENTPDFFIRRDMEFFDKAFQQAADGKEEVSLSLIGGSLKKMMPKFKVKRYGCKTLGKLYERLERYELVMTEKGVASAVRMKGRTVRQE, from the coding sequence ATGAAGACAAATACCAATTCAAAATATCTCATTGCGGTTCTGATTGACGGTGACAACGTGTCCTTTGAGAGGATGGAGGATATCATGGGCTTTGTTTCCCGTTATGGGGATGCCGTTATCAGACGGATATACGGGGACTGGACGAGGAAAGCTCTTTCCGGATGGAAGGAGACCGCCCGGGAATATGGGTTCAGGTTGGTGCAGGCCTCCTCCTATGCTTCAGGAAAGAACACTACGGATATCGCGTTGGTCATAGACGCCATGGACATCCTCCGTGACGGCCGGGTGGACTGTTTCTGTCTGGTCGCCAGTGACGGTGACTACAACCCGTTGGCGCAACGGATACGGGAGGCGGGATTGAAGGTACTGGGATATGGGGAGGGCAAGACTCCCGTATCGCTGATACGCTCCTGTTCCGTATTCCTGTATGCCGACCGTAAGGAAAACAAGACCTTGGAGAACACCCCGGATTTTTTTATCCGAAGGGATATGGAGTTTTTTGACAAGGCTTTCCAGCAGGCGGCTGACGGCAAGGAGGAGGTCTCCCTTTCCCTGATAGGCGGCTCGTTGAAGAAAATGATGCCCAAATTCAAGGTCAAGAGATACGGATGCAAGACATTGGGCAAGCTCTATGAAAGGTTGGAACGGTACGAGCTGGTCATGACGGAAAAGGGAGTGGCGAGTGCCGTACGGATGAAAGGTCGGACCGTACGGCAGGAATGA